One Primulina huaijiensis isolate GDHJ02 chromosome 5, ASM1229523v2, whole genome shotgun sequence DNA segment encodes these proteins:
- the LOC140976635 gene encoding serine/threonine protein phosphatase 2A 57 kDa regulatory subunit B' beta isoform-like isoform X2, with protein sequence MFNKIMKRGQRKPSKSLEAIEAPLPTASHPNVIVNHASRTAATTAQPASLAAVPQNTGVVEVLPMLKDVPLAERHVIFIRKAQVCCVFFDFSDTMKSAREKEIKRQTLSELVDLVQSGSCKMNEIMQEELVKMISLNIFRSLPPASHENTGSEGGDPEEDEMYMDPTWPHLQLVYELLLRYIVSSDTDTKVAKRYLDHSFVLKLLDLFDSEDLREREYLKTILHRIYGKFMVHRPFIRNAINNIFYRFIFETERFSGIGELLEILGSIINGFALPMKEEHKLFLIRALIPLHKPKCVSTYHQHLSYCVTQFVEKDYRLANTVIKGLLKYWPVTSCGKEVLFLGELEEILEVTQPAEFQRCMVPLFRQIGRSLRSSHFQVLSGGHSSLGGWIESRFEL encoded by the exons atgtttaataaaataatgaaaagagGGCAAAGAAAGCCCTCGAAATCATTGGAAGCAATTGAGGCTCCGTTACCAACTGCATCACACCCCAATGTGATTGTTAATCATGCATCCCGGACGGCAGCTACCACGGCGCAGCCTGCGAGTCTTGCCGCTGTTCCACAGAACACTGGGGTGGTTGAGGTCTTGCCGATGTTGAAGGATGTCCCACTAGCCGAGCGACATGTGATATTCATACGAAAAGCTCAAGTCTGTTgtgttttctttgatttttccGATACGATGAAATCTGCACGTGAGAAGGAGATTAAGAGGCAAACCCTTTCGGAGCTTGTTGACTTAGTGCAGTCAGGGTCATGTAAAATGAATGAGATAATGCAGGAGGAGTTGGTCAAGATGATATCTTTGAATATTTTCCGGAGCTTGCCACCCGCATCACATGAGAATACTGGATCAGAGGGTGGAGATCCGGAGGAGGATGAGATGTACATGGACCCTACCTGGCCTCACTTGCAACTTGTTTATGAGTTACTTTTACGATACATTGTATCATCTGATACGGACACTAAAGTTGCCAAGAGGTATCTTGATCActcatttgttttaaaattgcTTGATTTGTTTGATTCTGAGGACCTGAGGGAGCGCGAGTATTTGAAGACTATTCTTCACCGGATATATGGGAAATTCATGGTTCATAGACCCTTTATAAGGAATGCAATAAACAACATCTTTTATAGGTTTATATTTGAGACAGAGAGGTTCAGTGGAATTGGTGAGTTATTGGAGATTCTTGGAAGTATAATAAATGGTTTTGCATTGCCAATGAAAGAAGAACATAAGTTGTTTCTTATACGTGCACTTATTCCTTTGCACAAGCCAAAATGCGTTTCAACATACCATCAGCATTTGTCCTATTGTGTAACACAATTTGTTGAGAAAGACTACAGATTGGCCAATACTGTCATTAAGGGATTGTTGAAGTATTGGCCAGTCACAAGTTGTGGAAAGGAGGTTCTCTTCCTTGGAGAACTAGAAGAGATTTTGGAGGTCACACAACCTGCGGAGTTCCAACGTTGTATGGTTCCTCTGTTTAGGCAAATTGGCCGTAGCCTCCGCAGTTCGCATTTCCAG GTCTTGTCTGGAGGTCACTCAAGTTTAGGCGGATGGATTGAAAGTCGCTTTGAGCT GTAG
- the LOC140976635 gene encoding serine/threonine protein phosphatase 2A 57 kDa regulatory subunit B' beta isoform-like isoform X1, with product MFNKIMKRGQRKPSKSLEAIEAPLPTASHPNVIVNHASRTAATTAQPASLAAVPQNTGVVEVLPMLKDVPLAERHVIFIRKAQVCCVFFDFSDTMKSAREKEIKRQTLSELVDLVQSGSCKMNEIMQEELVKMISLNIFRSLPPASHENTGSEGGDPEEDEMYMDPTWPHLQLVYELLLRYIVSSDTDTKVAKRYLDHSFVLKLLDLFDSEDLREREYLKTILHRIYGKFMVHRPFIRNAINNIFYRFIFETERFSGIGELLEILGSIINGFALPMKEEHKLFLIRALIPLHKPKCVSTYHQHLSYCVTQFVEKDYRLANTVIKGLLKYWPVTSCGKEVLFLGELEEILEVTQPAEFQRCMVPLFRQIGRSLRSSHFQVAERALFWWNNEHIVGLIADNRHAILPIIFDALEHNIHSHWNQAINGLSYNVRRMFLEMDTELFEVCLRRHEEKEAMAGGLEVQHLLTWKRLEEVADQANG from the exons atgtttaataaaataatgaaaagagGGCAAAGAAAGCCCTCGAAATCATTGGAAGCAATTGAGGCTCCGTTACCAACTGCATCACACCCCAATGTGATTGTTAATCATGCATCCCGGACGGCAGCTACCACGGCGCAGCCTGCGAGTCTTGCCGCTGTTCCACAGAACACTGGGGTGGTTGAGGTCTTGCCGATGTTGAAGGATGTCCCACTAGCCGAGCGACATGTGATATTCATACGAAAAGCTCAAGTCTGTTgtgttttctttgatttttccGATACGATGAAATCTGCACGTGAGAAGGAGATTAAGAGGCAAACCCTTTCGGAGCTTGTTGACTTAGTGCAGTCAGGGTCATGTAAAATGAATGAGATAATGCAGGAGGAGTTGGTCAAGATGATATCTTTGAATATTTTCCGGAGCTTGCCACCCGCATCACATGAGAATACTGGATCAGAGGGTGGAGATCCGGAGGAGGATGAGATGTACATGGACCCTACCTGGCCTCACTTGCAACTTGTTTATGAGTTACTTTTACGATACATTGTATCATCTGATACGGACACTAAAGTTGCCAAGAGGTATCTTGATCActcatttgttttaaaattgcTTGATTTGTTTGATTCTGAGGACCTGAGGGAGCGCGAGTATTTGAAGACTATTCTTCACCGGATATATGGGAAATTCATGGTTCATAGACCCTTTATAAGGAATGCAATAAACAACATCTTTTATAGGTTTATATTTGAGACAGAGAGGTTCAGTGGAATTGGTGAGTTATTGGAGATTCTTGGAAGTATAATAAATGGTTTTGCATTGCCAATGAAAGAAGAACATAAGTTGTTTCTTATACGTGCACTTATTCCTTTGCACAAGCCAAAATGCGTTTCAACATACCATCAGCATTTGTCCTATTGTGTAACACAATTTGTTGAGAAAGACTACAGATTGGCCAATACTGTCATTAAGGGATTGTTGAAGTATTGGCCAGTCACAAGTTGTGGAAAGGAGGTTCTCTTCCTTGGAGAACTAGAAGAGATTTTGGAGGTCACACAACCTGCGGAGTTCCAACGTTGTATGGTTCCTCTGTTTAGGCAAATTGGCCGTAGCCTCCGCAGTTCGCATTTCCAG GTAGCAGAACGGGCTCTATTCTGGTGGAATAACGAGCATATAGTTGGCTTGATTGCAGATAATCGACATGCTATTTTACCAATCATATTTGATGCATTAGAACATAATATACATAGCCATTGGAACCAGGCAATAAATGGGCTGAGCTACAATGTCCGAAGAATGTTCCTGGAAATGGACACCGAGCTGTTTGAAGTGTGTCTGAGGCGGCATGAGGAAAAGGAAGCTATGGCTGGAGGATTGGAAGTGCAACACTTGCTAACTTGGAAGAGACTAGAAGAAGTAGCTGATCAAGCTAATGGTTGA